AGAAATGGTTTTACCATTTAAAGTACAACTTCTGGATGATCCAAAAGTTCTCTCATTAACTGACCATCTTTGTAGTTCCTGGGTAAAAGCTATAAACTCGGTATAGCCATGCCTGGGTTTCCTGTGTGCAGTGTAGTAATACGGCTGGAAGCGCTTTGGCACGAAGCCCTTCTGGCTTATCCTGTAGTGACCTTCAGTCTTTAGCCTTCCTGCTTTAGTTTAACTTACGCAGGCACTGACCTTTGCTATGGAAACGATatagaaacacaaaaacaacttgGCTGAGTTTCCTCAGAAGAGCAGTGGGTGGTGGATCAGGATTCTGTTACAGAGCAGGGTTTCTAGAGGTCAGTAGTGACACTGTGCAGTAACTTACTGGTTGTTACAGcacactgctgctcctgggaaagtggtttatcttttttttaaagtgaaattagTAACTTTTGTTTGTAGTGAGCAGGTCTGGGACTGCATGTTAATGGAGTAAATGCTGGAAGGTGTACCTGAAAGTCTGCCTAGGGCTCGAGCAGTAGTTCAAGTTCCTGTCCATCTGTAAGTGACCCGTGACTGAATCCGGGGCATGCTGGTACTGTAGTGACTTACTGTAACACATCTGCATCGTGGTGATTCTACAGCACTTGCCAGTAGgttgtaaaatgcttttattgAAATACCTATAGTCTGTACAAAGACACTGTGTTCTTATTTGTGTGTATTGTGTGTTCTTTACTAAGGTAAAATAAAGGTTTGGATACCATGTCTTCATTATGTATTTGAACAAAGCATAGTGTATGTTCTTTCAAGTTAATTATGTAGgtattttcattgaaaaacaATTAGGAATTTTGTTCTACTGACTGTTTGGGTTGTTTAACATATAGAATTGTGCATAAAGCAGACAAGGCAATAACCCTACTATCAATGAAATTAAGAACaatcaacatttttttgaaTGAGAACAAAATTGTATATAAAaggaatgcattttaaattccaaaatatgtaatttttcctGATTTGAAGTTGATTTGGGGTAGTAAGTCTTCTTTGTTATTCACAAGACAGGTATTGCATCAATAATGGCAATTCAGACTccaaatatgatttttcttttggaggaGAGATGACACCATTCCTAGGAGACAGAAGGTAGTTCAGATCCTATAATGATTCAGTCTCCAGCAGGGACCAAGTGTGGTGGGCAGAAAGTTCTGCTTTACTCATTTTGTACAGGTTTTGCACAGGGAGAGACATCCAAGGCTTGCTCTCACCAGGATTAGCCATAGAATGGATTTCAGAACACTTTGATACCCTTCAGCAGACTGCTGAATTCACCTGTAGTTAGATATAGTGGGGGAACTTCCAGGTGCGTTAATAGAATAATCCAGCATTGTCTTCTCAGGAGTGGTGTGACATGGGCTGTCTTTAATTCTGTTGTGCTACACAGTGTGTTGGTTTCACTATGGCCTTTGAGTGATTATGTAATAGACACTACATGGGATGTGCAGGGCATCCTCTCCATGAGCTAGCAGATCATTTCCTACTGAAGCTTTGGCTCATTGGCCCCCACAGACTCTTATCTTTGATTACAGACACTGTAAATCTTTGATTTACTTTTGCAGAATCCATGGCATGCATGGAGTTGTCAACTTgcttattaaacaaaattttatgGGAAAATGTTAACTCTAAAGCACAAATTTGTATAATAAAGGTTGAGGGGTTTTTATCCACATGTTTTTGACAGTCTCTCTAGCTCCCCGAGTTTCACTAGCACATCAGGTTGTCTCAGTAGCATCCATAGCCAATTAGGCTTACTGGCTTTTTGCTGTAAATAGGGCTGTTGGGAACACGAGGACACTGTGCAACCTGTTCATTGCTTGCTTAAGGCTGGGATGTGTTTCCCTTTAATGTGGCCCTGTTACTGCAATCAGGCCCTGAATTATActctctgctgtgggaaatAGGGGTTGTTCTCTTCTTCCCCACCCCTAGCTTATTTAGTTGCCACATGTATTGCACACATTGTTTATATTTATGGCTTTacaatgttttttctctttttattttaaaccttgaataaatgcaataaattaTCAGCAAtgcaaaatatacatttttgaAGTCTCTGCTACCTTGCCAATGTGTTACTACTCTCTACCTAACCGTATTTATGTATGTTCCAATACCTTTAAGAGGACATCATTGCAGATCCTTTATAGCAATTTATTTGAGACAAAGCTATAATGGAAGCATCTGATTGACCTAGTTCAGGGGAGGCCTTGTTGGCTTTCTATTTGTTTTGGGACTGGTTTGCACTAGCATGGCTCTTAAGTATATATGAAATTTTCAGGGGTTTGTCCTGATGTTATTACAGATAATTTTTGGGGTGCCATATTTATATGCTTCGGAATTATGAAATGCATCAATTTCTTCTAAATTACTATAAAAGTGTATCCTGTTGCATTACGGTATTTTCCTTGTAGTCTTCTTGGGGcatcttgtttttcatttaatttaatatataaagcagaagaaaattgaCTGAAGGTGATAGTGTGTGGGTCTTGTGGGGTTTTTACTTCTTCTGAAACTGTAGTAAAATAGTTTCAAATGTCTACTTTGATACAGAGATGTACTGCCATGCTGTATGACTCAAGCACACAAGCTGGTATCACAAGAGCATCCTACAGCAAATGCACATGGTAACCTATTGATATATAACTAATCTGTGGTGGAGTGGGCATTTTGTGTCGGACTTGCCTTTCCCAGAACATGCTTTGCATAAACCAGGCCCTGTATTCCATAATGGGATTTCAGGATGAGCACAGAGGGTCAAGAATCACGGAGGGAAAACTAGTGTTAGACATGGCTTTGAGCAACTCCAATGTATATGGCCACAGAGTCCCTCAGGCAATAACAGTGCaactgctggcacagggaatgTTTCACTTCCCTAAATTAAACTCCTGCTCTGTGTAGGCTTCTGTAGAAGATGTTTTCTCCATGGACTGTAGACAGACCAGCTTAGTTTTTACGAGTATCCCTACCACCCCTCCTTATCTTTCATATCACCAGTATCTCTAGAACTGCTGTGTACAGACCATtgtttgggaaggggaaaatagcCTTAATTGGAAATTAGCTTTGTCACAGTGACCGCATTTGGAACTTAGTCAAAATTTTGAATAGGTCTGGcttgtaatttttataattCCCAGTATTAGAGTGAACACACTAACGTCACATCTAGGCTGGATTCCATTGTGTtaagatttaattttaactctGAGGAAAATGGCTGATGGAGTCACAGTGTTGAGAACTTGTGAAAGATGGCTGCTGTAAATGCTAAACTAATACATGTCCTAAAATAATTCAGactaatagaaaatattaaaaatattcctttgatatttaacaaaaaaatcttttggaaAGACATTGGAGTCCTGCATCAAGTATAAAACGGAACTTGTGCACGTGTATGTATTTCACTGATGTAACAGTCTCTGTGATCCACTCTCATCACAACACTAAGAGGAAAGTTCCTTGTGGTCCAGTTGTGTTCCTGTAGTTACAGATGAATGGAGAGAAACCTGTCGGTACACTGATGGCCACAGGAGATTCTTTATATCTACTGCAACATTTATAAGTGCTTGTTTATCACATTTCTTTACATAGGAAGCAACTCTGATAATATAGACTGCCTCCACTCAGTGTCAGAAgggttattttggtttggtttgttgggtgttttttagCTGGATTTAGCAGTATTTGTACTGAGAAGTCCAGGGAGAACAAAAAGATCTTACATATTTGACAAAGACTTTCCAGATTTCTGTTGGAAACTAAATTTCTGTTTTTGATTGAGAAAGCTCTAATAAAAGTGATAGGTCTGGTAGGTGCTGTTGAAGCCATAACTTGAATATATAAAGCAGGCATTCATTTGGTCCATAAAACTTCCTGCCAGGAGTAGTGCACCAGCAGTGGGGCTTCTGATTGCTGATATGGGTGTGCTTTGGGCTGTTGGGCTGCTGACTACTGGCGTTAAATTACTCTTCTGAGTAGGTTAAATTGAcatgttttgtttggtttttaagtgTTAGTTCTGTAAAGAGCTTGGATAATATTGTTGTGTGACCAAATAACTCTCCCTAGAGACAAAAATATTGACATGACAAAACCACGTTTAAAGAATGACTGTCTGGCCCTGCCTCCGGTTTGAACATAAGTTGATGTCAAAGTCAATGAAACGTAAATTTGCTCCAGTGCAGTTTAGAAATTATATAACTTGCAGCATGCATCAATCTACCAATTGCAGGAAGGTGAAGTAAAATGGATTTATAAGAAACATTTTATGggcttcagttttaaaattgcAGTGTCTAAAGGAAACTTTGGTATTACTATTGGCTACACTCATTTTCTTAAATCTCCTGGATAATATTACCATTGTACTATCGTAAaatgagctttttcttttagagtcaatttattattttttctgatgtttcaaTGTGTTGTGCCTAGAATTACTGCTGTTAGCTCAAGCAAGAGGTTGTTTTATGATAACTGAACGTATTGGTGGCTAGATGtgtatttaagaaaaggaaagatgtaTGAATCAACATTTGCAAAATTTGGgaggttttaaatattttctttaccaGAAATACACCACACGTGATTTTCCAGctattaattacattttctcaGTCCTAACATGATACATTTGCATTCATGAAACCTCTTATGTTTAATAAAAGTTGCTATTCCAATTTCATAGtagaaaaactaaaatattttagtatttctggAATCTAGGTGATCTTTAGTAAAATTGATAATTAGACTTTGATTAAAAACTATATCAGAAACAGACCTATAACATAGCTTTGATGTTGAAATTCTGTAGATAGAGCAATTCTCtttgaaagattttaaaatagtaacaATGGTATTTTAATATCCGTTTGTTCTGGTAACTGTTGCCAGTACTTGTCTTTGGGGGCAGATGCCTGTACTCAGTTTTCTGATTGCTGAAGAATTGCACACACAGATGCAGCAGAAGCCAACTAATGTGTTTTTCCATCAGCTCCTGGGCTACAGTGAAAAGCCCGTGAACCTCCAAATGTTCATCGGGACAGCGGACGATCGGTACCTGCGGCCTCACGCCTTCTACCAGGTGCACCGGATCACTGGGAAAACAGTTGCGACAGCCAGTCAAGAGATAATCATTGCCAGCACCAAAGTTTTGGAAATTCCACTTCTTCCCGAAAATAATATGTCAGCCAGGTACACCACTCCATAAATCAGCTGTTTGGTTGctatgtgtcttttttttttcttcatttgtgcaaaggtgaaagaaaaggcgtataggaaaatatattttccacaaATGTGGATCATGATTAAGATAGACACGTCTCTTAAAACATACCAGTGTTTAGGTAGTCAGAAGTaaaggagcagagaggcagggaagCTCTCATGCATATGTGTTAATTGACTGAGGTAAGTGTGTCTCATATGAATAACTGACCGCTGTGTGGAATGGGAGCTGGGATTTTGTCATTCCCTAGTCCTTTCTAAGGCAGAACTAAATATAGGTCTCTTGCTCTGTGTAAATGATGTTTACTATATTAAATAACTTACTTGGAAGGTTAGACAACGTGCAATATCAAATAATCTTTTAAAGGttcaaaaaagcagcagttagACGTTTACAAGACAAAATGTTTCAACAGAGTACTTGCTGTCATTTTCACACTAACAGTTCTTTTAATCTCAGACATCTAAAATAACACTTAAAATAACAtaacatggggaaaaaataaaacatacttCATTCTTTAACAAAAGAAAGGCTTACAGTCTATATTTTGTCAATAGTTTgattcattttcttccatttctcttctgctccATCTGTCCATCCTCTCCATCCCGTAGTATCGATTGTGCTGGTATTTTGAAGCTTCGCAATTCAGACATAGAGCTCCGTAAAGGAGAGACAGATATTGGAAGGAAGAACACCAGAGTGCGACTTGTGTTCCGTGTTCACATCCCACAGCCTAGTGGAAAAGTCTTATCTCTGCAGACTGCTTCCATCCCTGTTGAATGCTGTAAGATTGCTTTAACTATACATAATTTATACTCATGTTTCTGCATGTGTCAGTAGTATTGTCATTCTGAGAATATTTATTGCCAGAATTATATATAACAAGTGTGAAAAGCATTGTGTGTAAAAGCTCAATTATCAAAAGTTGAGGTATCTTAAATAAAGACAGTTCTTGCCAAGTGGTAGCCTGAAGATTTAGGGTAAAAAATACCTTATAGTGCAGTCACGTAGCAGCTTCAGTAGTTCCTTTGTATGAGAAGGGGCAGCTGATTCATCTCAGAGAAAATGTTCGTTCCAGGTAGAACTGTTTCATTTACAAGGGTCTATACCGTTACTTGTCTTTATAAAGTATTATCTAGTGAACAGCTGAACTTCTGGAGAGTTCATTTGTTTAATGCTAGCACTAAAGAATCAAGATATGACCTCAAACAATCTCAGTTTCTCCTAGAATTCATTTTGTCtagaaaatgctaaaataatttttaaactagtATTCCTAAACTAAAAATTtcatttgctgtaaaaatagaaACTGTTGAGATTCATGgctttttggtgtttcttttctgtaattatgcaatttaaacataatttttaaaacaaagataaatcATACACAGATATGAATTGTGTATGTAAATAGATGTCATTTTAGTTTCACCCCTGATTCTTCAAGttagaatcacaaaataaatgtcattatGATTGAAACTGtgcataataatttttttttaatatttttaaaagctcagcGGTCTGCTCAAGAGCTTCCTCAGATTGAGAAGTACAGCATCAATAGTTGCTCAGTAAATGGAGGTCATGAAATGGTGGTGACAGGATCCAATTTTCTTGCAGAAtccaaaattatattttttgaaaaaggacAAGGTAAATACTGtcttgctgtttttttcttgaaaccAAAACCACTATCTGAGTTTGATTTTAAGAAGtaatgatgttttaaaaagaaaaaaaagtcctgaatAGTAATCTGAAACTTCATTTGGGCACTGATCGATGTGCTTGAACAGCTTTGACAGAaatactgctgctgctttcctgctaCCCTGTACAAACCCCAGTGAGAGAGAGTCGAGTGCTCAGTTAAGGATATGGGTTATGCCAGGTCAGAGCAGAAAGATGTTCCCCAGGTGATTTAATTCCCTCCCAATGCAGACAACTTGCCCAGCAATTGAACTACAGGGTCTGTGGGTTCAGGGGAAGGTGTTTGTGGTAAATGTATATAACCTGTGGGTCGGGGCACAAAGGTGTGGCTTACGTTATCTCTTGCGTGGTGACTTAGCCCCTAAGTCATCAGCATGTTTGAATAACCACAAGTGTTAGAAGCAATTTAACTACTTTTCAAAAGGTTTTAGAAAAATAGGGTAAATGCACTCTGTACACTTAACAATACCCACTGCCTCCTTTGGAATTCAATCTACTGTATGGAATCTACTGGGTTAAAATGCAGAATCCTGCACAACAGTCAGCTTACAATGGTTGTAGTATTGAGACTCATAAAGCATCTCTATACTTTACACTTTTTTTACAATATATGTCTGCTGCTTATATGACCTCTTTATGACTGAAAAGAAATCcagttttataataaatatttaagtattttaagatTAATTATTGAAGTGCattagaaaatgctttttgcttgatttatttctaaatttttctcAACAGATGGACGACCTCAGTGGGAGgtagaagggaaaataattagGGAAAAGTGTCAAGGGGTGAGAAACAACTTTTCTTACTTTagaaagcttatttttattcaatgagaaaatacacattttcattGTTGCTCTGAAATTTAGACTTCATTTAGTAAAGTAAGTAGATCACTGGCTAATTCAGACAGACAGTGGGAGAGTTCTAAATTGGCTTAACACTGTAAAGCAGCCATTAAGATGACCCTTTGAAGGAACTGGAAATAGCATGCTTTTTgtgaaagcaatgaaaaaggaatttgaaaactgaaaaaaggaaacttaaGATAATTTTACGAAGATGACAAATTATTTCCAGtgcattaaaatttttcttaaaagcttaATGATCCAAAATGCAATTCTTTGACTGCTAGAGGTTTTTTATGCTCTGGCAGATAAACAAAGCATCCTTTAGATGATGTGTCTATTTAATTAAAGCATTTATCTTCAGAGCACTTGcgtttaaaagaaaaaagtctccaaataaaaatttgcTTATAGTACTGTTTTATTATGTAATGTGCATTAACTTGAAGTTTgacaatttcaaaatattagGGTGCTTTAATTTTGCAATAAGTGTTTTAgattttctgtaattattagCAGTTTCATTTGCATTTGATACGTaaaacttttttgtttcaaCTTTCCTGTAGGCAAACATCGTACTTGAAGTTCCTCCATACCATAACAAAACCATTACAGCTGCAGTTCAGGTGCAGTTTTATCTCTGCAatggcaagaggaaaaaaagtcagtctCAACGTTTTACTTATACACCAggtattaaatgaaaaacacagaagttgtattttattttgcttttaaagtagGCATTTGAAAGAAACTCAGACAGTCGTGTCCCTTTGATAGGTACATAAGTTAGCTTTGAATTGGCTATAAAAGAGCTTCTAAAGGTTGTAtaattaaaaagctgaaatacagaGTAATAAGCTCCAGTACTTTGATTACAGCCAGGTATTTCTTCATTACATTTTCTagagaattaatttttgcattctgcttttctttgagAATGATGATGAATCtcagaagctgctttttaaataacTCTGGTGATGACATGGAGAATAATGAGATCATAGAAGAACAGgtttatgggggttttttctcttttaaaatgtcaaaaaagcCCCTCAGGTTAGATACAAGGaagatcaaatattttttcccccatcctgGCACATTGCAGCTTACTGAGAGAAGATAGTTTGTAACTTAGCCAGAAGTGAAAACGGAACATGTTAACTGTAAGTGTAGTTAAAACATCTTAATCCCTCCTATTTGGATGTGGAAGTGGTTGCTATGAGACATGCAATGCCTGCTTCTTTGCCTGccactttcttctcctttaagAACTGTGCACCCATTTAGAGCAGTCAGAATTCCCAGGGAACCAGTGATGGTGGGGACTCTTAAGCACTGCTTGGTAGCACTTGAAGCCAGATATCTGAAGGAGTCTTTAAAGTCGGATATGGATATAATATAAACTTCTTGAAGCCAGTGTATATGCTGACAACCCAACTTCCATTAGTTTGcacaatttaaaataagctGTTCTCTAAATTACCTTCATACCTTCATGTGTTATGTAGGCAGTATTACTTTAGGTGTCTGGTATGCCTAATTGTTACCAGATTTCTGGTAATTTTCAACTATTGTTAAGAATCAGCTCCTAAGATAGTTACACATCTTAAACTATGTTTTTGTTTgagaaatctgtatttaaagtatttaaatggTGGAATGAAGTAATGACACATTACCTAAATAAGAAGCAATTTTAATTGTAACTGCAGCTGTTATTACACAAACACTTTAAAATCCATTTATCTATGTATGTGTAACAGTTCATTGAACTGCAATATTAGTTAACTGTGTTTTATAAAGTAGTAATTGAGCTGTTAAGTGTTAACATTTTTATACTACTTAAGACAGTATCTTTTCATGAGACTATcaatagttaaaaaaacccaagcctgTAACTGAAAGTGTGTAATTTTGTAACTCTGTATTATAAGAACAGTTGTTGCCATCACTGAAGTTGAGGCATGTGCTGAAAGAGCTGCTGTAATTGAAACAACGTGCACTACTCAAACTAGTTTCTGTATTGCCGAAGTTCAGCTGTCATAGTGATCAGAGGCGAAGGAAAGCTTGAAGCCTGCTAAAAATTTCCTTCGTGTTTTGCCAGTGCCTGATACTGAACTCACATCTGCCtgttttcagtggtgcccagcagcagccccctgGTCCCTCTGGCGATGCGTGCATCCTTTAGATATACTGGACTTTCTCTAACTGGGTTGCAAATGTctttaaatacatacatttctTAGGAGGGTGTGTTAGAAGGGAAGATAACTACCTCTGAATACGTGCTAGGAGAGTTGTTCTGGCTTCTGTGGTTTAATATAGCAGGCATGAAGTCAAAGATGATGAAAACAGATCAAAAGAAGGGAGATTGCAGCAACGACACTAACAGTGCTATTGTGGTTGTTAAACAGCAATTGGTGTGTATTTATCCAGGATACAGATGGGTTGGAATTGTGAAACTGTTTACTTTTTCTAGTTATAATGAAGCAAGAGCACAGAGATGAGGTGGATCTGTCTGCTGTTCCATCTCTGGCCCTTCCCCACACAAGCAACGTCCAGGGCCTGCATTCGATCCGAACTCAGCTGCCTTCACCAGAGCAAGGGCACCCACATGACAATTTGCTGTCTACGTCACCCAGGAGCCTTGTGTGTCCTGTTCAAGCACCGTATACAGCAATGGTGACCTCGGCAGTGTCCCACCTGCCACACATGCAAGGTAGAAACCTTAGTCCAAGTGAAGAGTGTCATGTTTTGCCTCCTGCTGTGGTTCAGTCTTTTCAGGTAACATCAGCACCTTCTGTGAGGCCTTCTTACCCACCTATGCAGTCTAATAACGTGTACAATGGACAGTCTGGTCTTCCTATGAACTCTGCCTCCAGCCAAGGATTTGATGCTATTTCATTTCCTCAAGACACAGCTGTACCTCATTTGATAAATCTTGGCTGCCAAGCTCTACCACCAGTGCAGTTTCATTCTTCAAATCCAGGTTCTGTGTCAACATCAAGTACAGCAGGGCACCCACTGGCACATTCAGCTCATTCAGGAGAGTCATCTGCTCACCTGCCATCAATGGGATACCACTGCCCAAGCACTGGGCAGGGCTCCATCCCTTCTGCAATGGGTCTCTCCCTTGGGCAgtcttctcccagctgcagcaagTCCCATACCATTCTACAAATCCGGCATCCGCTTCATCCACCGTCCCCGACAGCTTCCCACCCATTGGTCCACTCGCCGCTGTCTGGACCTTCCTCCCCGCAGCTACAGCCTCTGCCTTACCAGTCTCCGAGCTCGGGACaccacctcctcccccccaCCACTAGTCACTCAGGCCAGcactcccccagcccccagccctgccctggggctctcAGCGCTGTGTCACCCCTCGGGCACCACTCCGTGTGCGACTCATCTCCGTTTGCACCCGATGGGGCAGCTATTAACATTAAACCCGAACCTGAGGATCGAGAGCTGAATTTTCAAACCATAGGGACTACAAGACATCACACTAGATGATGGTAAGTGGGgtataatattttaatactgGGATATAATCTACATGAAACTgcaaagtgtgtgtgtgagggttGTTTGGTTAGAATGCACATCCTCTTCACGGAAGGAAATTTGTATCATCACAATGGAGTCATATATTTGTGTCCAAAGCAACAACttatttaaaactaattatATCAGCTGTAAATTTGTAGTTATACAGTTTCAAGTGTTTTAGGTCTAATTTGCCCATAGAATTTGGTTTTGTCATAAAACAAGGCTCGAGGATAGCTCCTACACATTGACACCTTATATTCAAGGAATTGATTTGAAGCCTTTTCGGGTTGTCTCATTGCTATGTTTCAGTGAAAGTCAAAATATCTAAGTTGCATAGATGTAGTTTGGATTCTTAGTTCTTGGAGTTGTCCCAGTTTGAAGGGCAGGCTAGTGTTTTGAAAATCTCTCACGTGCATTTTGGCACTCTCTTAGTCTCCTCACAGACTTTCTGTAGATACACTGCCATCATTCAGCACCTCTGCTCACAGTGGCTGTTTTGCTTCTCCATGCTGGCTACCTTTTTGAGAAATTCAGTTGTTGAACATGAACAGAACAAGGACGTTTCAGTGCTAGAGGCAGGCTGTAAAAGTTCTGTACTTTAAATACTTGGAAAGCGTCACTTACAAAACCTGTCCAACCaagtgaaaaaagaagaaatatccAGTTGCAAACATCAGACTATTGGAGGTGTTAATGCAAAGTGATTATAGAACATGTCACGCTAATAAGACTGAAAGAACAGAGGGCCTGGCCTTAAATGACATGTAAAATGTGTTTGGTATTGATGAAGGGAATCTCACTAGTGTATCTTTTCTCCAATAGCCTTTACTGTTgtggcttggggtttttttaaccatcCCTAGCAATTATTTAATTACATCAGCAGTAGTATAAAGATTTAAGTGCGGGCCATCTGTTAAATACACGTCAGTCCCAGCTCCTTGCATAAATGCAGCCTTGCTATTGTTACCTCCTGACAGTAGTAACAAAATTTAGTAGGAAATGCCTTCAAAGACAGGGCACAGttggaagaaaatgagagaaaccAATATACTTGGGCTTTCATTTCAGGGGTCACCTTAATTAAACAAAG
The Chiroxiphia lanceolata isolate bChiLan1 chromosome 13, bChiLan1.pri, whole genome shotgun sequence DNA segment above includes these coding regions:
- the NFATC3 gene encoding LOW QUALITY PROTEIN: nuclear factor of activated T-cells, cytoplasmic 3 (The sequence of the model RefSeq protein was modified relative to this genomic sequence to represent the inferred CDS: deleted 1 base in 1 codon), yielding MTTANCGATDEFDFRLIFGEDGQPGPGPPLGPADLESDDCASIYIFNVDQPSSSVNQPICIPRHGLQSHSSPLTPPTRLQSHKNYEGTCEVPESKYSPLGGPKPFECPSIQITSISPNCHQGIEANEDELHTNGTENDYMERPSRDHLYLPLEPSYRESSLSPSPASSISSRSWFSDASSCESISHVYDDVDSELNEAAARFTLGSPLASPGGSPRGPSDESWQQPYGFGHSLSPRQSPCHSPRTSITDENWLSPRPTSRPSSRPTSPCGKRRHSSAEICYAGSLSPHHSPTPSPGHSPRGSITEDTWLNTSIHNVQGLNSGLSPFQCCTETDIPLKTRKTSEDQTATLSGKVDICPEEQGNLSSSLETAVDDCSGSQHTLKKDLPGDQFLSVPSHFTWNKPKPGHTPIFRTSSLPPLDWPLPSHYGQCELKIEVQPKTHHRAHYETEGSRGAVKASTGGHPVVKLLGYSEKPVNLQMFIGTADDRYLRPHAFYQVHRITGKTVATASQEIIIASTKVLEIPLLPENNMSASIDCAGILKLRNSDIELRKGETDIGRKNTRVRLVFRVHIPQPSGKVLSLQTASIPVECSQRSAQELPQIEKYSINSCSVNGGHEMVVTGSNFLAESKIIFFEKGQDGRPQWEVEGKIIREKCQGANIVLEVPPYHNKTITAAVQVQFYLCNGKRKKSQSQRFTYTPVIMKQEHRDEVDLSAVPSLALPHTSNVQGLHSIRTQLPSPEQGHPHDNLLSTSPRSLVCPVQAPYTAMVTSAVSHLPHMQGRNLSPSEECHVLPPAVVQSFQVTSAPSVRPSYPPMQSNNVYNGQSGLPMNSASSQGFDAISFPQDTAVPHLINLGCQALPPVQFHSSNPGSVSTSSTAGHPLAHSAHSGESSAHLPSMGYHCPSTGQGSIPSAMGLSLGQSSPSCSKSHTILQIRHPLHPPSPTASHPLVHSPLSGPSSPQLQPLPYQSPSSGHHLLPPTTSHSGQHSPSPQPCPGALSAVSPLGHHSVCDSSPFAPDGAAINIKPEPEDRELNFQTIGLQDITLDDVNEIIGRDMSQISVSHGTAVASQPARACPGSLETRISDGIQ